Genomic window (Daucus carota subsp. sativus chromosome 5, DH1 v3.0, whole genome shotgun sequence):
TATTCAATTTATGCAACTCTACCTGGATGATGCGTCGTTTTCGAAATCTGAGAATAAGAGCGAACTATTTTTTGGTCCAACTCATAATAGTATTCCATCTTCTTCAAAGGTTTTCTATCCAGGTCAAGAAAAGATGCCTGTGAAAGAAATTCAGCCattatacaaatataataaactgTGCCATTTTAGCAATATTCCATCTCCTGCAAACATGACACATTAAGGAGTGCACAAGCAGCAGGGTTGGGGTCAAGGTATGATTTAATAGTTTAAAAGTCTAGATAATTCATGAGACATTTTAGTAAATCAAAAGCACTCTGCATTTACttgcattattttatattatcagCTAACGATAACATGTTCTTGTGTCAGATAAAATATAGTAAGGGATTATAAAATTTGTGTGTGAACTTGGTAAAAGACAGATTGGTGAGAATCAGATGGAAGTTCAGTTCTCTTACATACCTTGTATTTAAAGCTTTGTCTGGTTGATTTTAGTATAACAGTATCATCCAAAGATTCCAGGTCTCCTTTATCAGTGGGTCTTAAGCTAATCATCATACTCAAGTCCTTCGCAGTTGCAGCAATTAGATAGTCCTTTACAACCTTCAAGCTCTTACTAAATGGATCAGAATGAATACCTGCATATCTTTCAGCCAGTTTCTCTTCAACTTGCCGAAATTTACTGCATACTTTGCAAGACTGGGAAACAGCATTATAATATGCATGAATTGCCCCTTCGATGTCAAGCGTATCAAGCATCTGGGCTTTAAGGAGCCTATCTAAAAGTCGTGATCTGAAAACTGTCTCAGCAATAAGCTCTAGGAACTTTGTTGTACGACTGCCATCGTCTGATTGAATCACACATTTCAGTAATTCTTCAAATGTTTCTCCAGTCAGATGATTATTGCTACTTGGGACACCACCTAAGCCCCCATATACGAGGGAACCATTCAAAAATACCCGAAAATTGTTTTGAGGTGTAAGATAAAGGTCTGTCAAAGCTTTATTCACTCTCTCTATGGATTTAGAGAACAGATCCAATGGATCATATTTGCTTAGTTCTGATATCTGAAACAAGTTTCAAATGTTGAGGAAAGTATAATTAACTGGGGGGTCAAACAATCTTCCAAGTCAGAGGAGCAACATAAAGTAACCAGCAGAACAGATTTTAATACATTAGTGTTGAAAAATATGCCAGGAAACCAGATGCCTATCAACCAAGAGATATATTGTATACTGATAGACAATGATTTCGAGCTTAGCATTTAACCAATAGGGATCGGCCTTAAGAATAATGTAGCAGATAAAACAAATACCTTCCCCTGATGGAATTTCAGGGCCTGATGCATTTGAAACCGACTTATGCTCTTCTTAACAGAGTTTTCGTCAGCTATTAAATCTGAAACTGGCAGAAATCCACACTTGGGCTGCTTTGAGTAACCAAGAATATatatgagaaaaagaaaatatatattatgcctTGTAACTTATATATACTTTATCTTACAACTCTTTAAGGAAACACTAATAAGAATTGATAACAAGAACATTAACATAAGGGTGTAGAACCTTTATCTCAACAGTTATGCAGAATTCTTTATTAAAAACACCTGAGAAAAGGTAAAGAAGAATCTGTGTTATAAgctaatcataatataaaagcATGAAGAACGTGAATCATCCAGATGTTTAATGCACTACTATGCTACTGTTAACTTTTCTTGTTCCAATAAATAGGCAAGCATAATTATTAGTATCAAA
Coding sequences:
- the LOC108224031 gene encoding inositol-pentakisphosphate 2-kinase isoform X2; its protein translation is MEIMLEAKDAGDWAYRGEGAANLVLAYTGSFPPFVGKVLRVRKITRNGAEYDNGFSGLSKHECLLWDELASAPSREMAEHLYVKNVMSPLLGSNNVDAGVRVLVGKEFLESVESNVLSERPSWRVNDAKTNTECVSALLLSDLSLFPGSVFNKEFCITVEIKPKCGFLPVSDLIADENSVKKSISRFQMHQALKFHQGKISELSKYDPLDLFSKSIERVNKALTDLYLTPQNNFRVFLNGSLVYGGLGGVPSSNNHLTGETFEELLKCVIQSDDGSRTTKFLELIAETVFRSRLLDRLLKAQMLDTLDIEGAIHAYYNAVSQSCKVCSKFRQVEEKLAERYAGIHSDPFSKSLKVVKDYLIAATAKDLSMMISLRPTDKGDLESLDDTVILKSTRQSFKYKASFLDLDRKPLKKMEYYYELDQKIVRSYSQISKTTHHPVLGA
- the LOC108224031 gene encoding inositol-pentakisphosphate 2-kinase isoform X1, which translates into the protein MEIMLEAKDAGDWAYRGEGAANLVLAYTGSFPPFVGKVLRVRKITRNGAEYDNGFSGLSKHECLLWDELASAPSREMAEHLYVKNVMSPLLGSNNVDAGVRVLVGKEFLESVESNVLSERPSWRVNDAKTNTECVSALLLSDLSLFPGSVFNKEFCITVEIKPKCGFLPVSDLIADENSVKKSISRFQMHQALKFHQGKISELSKYDPLDLFSKSIERVNKALTDLYLTPQNNFRVFLNGSLVYGGLGGVPSSNNHLTGETFEELLKCVIQSDDGSRTTKFLELIAETVFRSRLLDRLLKAQMLDTLDIEGAIHAYYNAVSQSCKVCSKFRQVEEKLAERYAGIHSDPFSKSLKVVKDYLIAATAKDLSMMISLRPTDKGDLESLDDTVILKSTRQSFKYKASFLDLDRKPLKKMEYYYELDQKIVRSYSQISKTTHHPVVLGA